In one Gossypium hirsutum isolate 1008001.06 chromosome D09, Gossypium_hirsutum_v2.1, whole genome shotgun sequence genomic region, the following are encoded:
- the LOC107890666 gene encoding geraniol 8-hydroxylase-like: MIDAIRACQHHEVGLTWIPVSPLWRTLRKVCNTHVFASMKLDATQYLRRNKIQELIANVGESCHKGEAIKIGQAVFDTTINLLFNTIFSVDLADPNSSSAQEFRKIVCDIMVEAGEPNLANYFPLLKKIDPKGVRRWMTVHFNKLLNLFGNMFDERRQSRQSQDYSVSNDVLDTLLDIIEGGIEKLSKIIVTNLLLVILFFFSSSFSFSLYKQSCYSIYFHVLCGRDILALLEKS, from the coding sequence ATGATCGATGCTATCCGAGCCTGTCAACACCATGAAGTTGGGCTGACGTGGATACCCGTGTCGCCGCTTTGGAGAACTCttcgcaaagtctgtaataccCATGTTTTCGCTAGTATGAAACTGGATGCCACTCAATACCTGCGTCGGAACAAGATTCAGGAACTGATTGCTAATGTTGGCGAAAGTTGCCATAAAGGTGAAGCTATCAAGATCGGGCAAGCTGTTTTTGATACTACCATTAATTTGCTGTTCAACACTATTTTTTCAGTGGATTTGGCTGATCCAAATTCATCAAGTGCTCAAGAATTCAGAAAAATAGTTTGTGATATCATGGTAGAGGCAGGGGAGCCTAATTTGGCTAATTATTTCCCTTTGCTTAAGAAGATTGACCCAAAAGGTGTACGGCGCTGGATGACTGTTCATTTCAACAAGTTGCTTAACCTTTTCGGCAATATGTTCGATGAAAGGCGACAATCAAGACAATCCCAAGATTATTCTGTATCAAATGATGTTTTGGATACTCTTCTCGACATTATTGAAGGCGGTATCGAGAAGCTTAGTAAAATTATTGTCACAAACTTGCTTTTGgtaatcttgttttttttttcatcttcttttagtttttctctttatAAACAATCATGTTATAGTATTTATTTCCATGTTTTATGCGGAA